In the Gopherus flavomarginatus isolate rGopFla2 chromosome 6, rGopFla2.mat.asm, whole genome shotgun sequence genome, one interval contains:
- the LOC127054122 gene encoding putative nuclease HARBI1: MSETVLLLRRVRERSSEGATGARRKRSRRRRFYPEHRVYRARSSFLDLSEEQVLRRYRLDKAAIAGLCSELGSDLESLTGRSHALPVAVKVTSALTFLASGSFQTATRDTTGISQSAMSNCLAQFLEALQRRAARYITFPVPVPTAGHAEGYFPGVLGLLGSMHVALRAPSENELAYRNARNYHSMNMQVVCDSHGTIINVVAKYPGSCPNAAVLENSALARLLDGARLDGLWLLGDRSYPLKTWLMTPILFPCSPGEEKYNAMHQEALSVLKQTCTLLKMRFRCLDKSSGSLQYTPQKVCQIFLACCILHNIALSRRMPLDLAEGEELVEGSDADPELPVQTPFVQISSEARAVRARIVQRFRESLT, translated from the exons ATGTCAGAGACAGTGCTGCTGCTGCGACGGGTGCGGGAACGCAGCAGTGAGGGGGCCACGGGGGCCCGGAGGAAGCGGAGCAGGCGGCGCCGTTTCTACCCTGAGCACCGGGTGTACCGGGCCCGCAGCTCCTTCCTGGACCTCAGCGAGGAGCAGGTGTTGCGGCGCTATCGTCTGGACAAGGCAGCTATTGCGGGGCTCTGCAGCGAGCTGGGCTCTGACCTCGAGAGCTTGACAGGTCGCAGCCACGCCCTGCCGGTGGCTGTCAAGGTGACCTCAGCCCTCACCTTCCTGGCTTCAGGCTCCTTCCAGACGGCCACACGGGACACTACAGGCATCAGCCAGTCAGCCATGTCCAACTGCTTGGCCCAATTCCTGGAGGCACTGCAGCGCCGGGCTGCCCGCTACATTACCTTCCCAGTCCCCGTCCCCACGGCAGGGCATGCTGAGGGCTACTTTCCTGGGGTGCTGGGCCTGCTAGGCAGCATGCATGTGGCGCTGCGGGCCCCCTCAGAAAATGAGCTTGCCTACCGCAATGCCCGCAACTACCACTCCATGAACATGCAGGTGGTGTGTGATTCTCATGGCACCATCATCAACGTGGTGGCCAAATaccctggctcctgccccaaTGCCGCCGTGCTGGAGAACTCTGCCCTGGCTCGGCTGCTTGATGGAGCCCGGCTTGACGGGCTGTGGCTGCTGG GAGACCGAAGTTACCCGCTGAAAACATGGCTCATGACTCCAATTTTATTCCCATGTAGTCCGGGAGAGGAGAAGTACAATGCCATGCACCAGGAGGCCCTCTCCGTGCTCAAGCAGACATGCACCCTCTTGAAAATGCGTTTCCGATGCCTGGATAAATCAAGTGGCTCCTTGCAGTACACCCCCCAGAAAGTCTGCCAGATCTTCCTCGCCTGCTGTATACTGCACAACATCGCTCTGAGCCGCAGGATGCCCTTAGAcctggcagagggggaggagctggtggaggggtCGGATGCTGACCCAGAGCTTCCAGTGCAAACCCCCTTTGTTCAGATCTCCAGTGAGGCCCGGGCAGTGAGAGCGCGGATTGTGCAACGTTTCAGAGAAAGCCTGACCTAG
- the CCDC87 gene encoding coiled-coil domain-containing protein 87 — protein sequence MSRAGSSWDLYALEETEEVTQTLHQVYQGILAPLSLFQPPSKGPPGVPQRTLAPAPPSPQLHGTQETSSAEPPSTPETSHTLPSGSPKPPVPAFFIPVSLAALTQLIEERLSLGRESLLISSQAGQVFKEIILAEVKFTWEDASQSLSNPALSSWQNKYLYQHLVSYITLVSEHLFFHYLCLMELHRGMAVFTDYANLTRFAAQLSLDCSSLLNMAAIQRHLIAELKTPQNHLFLDSRPARPKRKRPPQRGRHSARSTIGCRLGLTISHFIKLTRPHTQTCRQKIAKDIEELEEIPSLDLSRVYHLIPNVETFDSCFSNLPCVAVRTPCSCTPASEDQDVTKRVRHEAGSISKKSHSLPNMRDGQLLSDELGIHLPPRPLTPIVPSRYAESATDSNLEESMAIAEDLHKLVQGSLLRSGSRRDESEDTELPPIIGALTRRRANVTKLQQLQETLRCLQEEEMAEQQLRYMVVFAPPTHPQAATVNLQIHHGMVAKAADLQVSDRVLVDSVAIQRYGPLYNDLLGEIDTATVSYLDANLSAGEEIWEIYKELIKIIPTEYLRFDQGPLIEPAAMNVDLSNSLASSTLTKRKSEQVINTELNKLLPAGPFSTQKVITPVQSSLPLMIAREQKTTWYQWWKSALNADDYLKYVSTKESDYLHVIFHLYSEGEEPLFIDEAQKKQLEEALREVKRKVAEVRSKREKYMPGMWNTNTIMLGGLGTFEDQDRKPGDLRLLQKQLERLWEVLHFPDRERLDMAIKYSSNQSYAQLPAMLKAWEKAAKSIQERELLLLELEKFEQTASDPNRFFERSLESFATRTWESRTRGRLYAAIAQCDTDLYIILHQIKERFHDTVTFKGRPYLEKMRWDKVEMLYWLQQERRAGALAKETGREARLWKLPPLAQVGSSAGFSPTSQ from the coding sequence ATGTCCCGCGCTGGCTCCTCCTGGGATCTCTATGCCTTGGAGGAGACGGAGGAAGTGACCCAGACGCTGCACCAGGTCTACCAGGGCATCCTGGCCCCGCTCTCCCTCTTCCAGCCTCCTTCAAAGGGGCCCCCAGGAGTCCCACAGCGCACCCTAGCCCcggccccacccagcccccagctccatgGTACACAGGAGACTAGTTCTGCCGAGCCTCCCAGCACCCCGGAGACCAGCCACACGCTACCATCTGGCTCCCCAAAGCCTCCGGTGCCTGCATTCTTTATCCCAGTTTCGCTAGCTGCTCTGACCCAGTTGATTGAAGAGCGCCTTTCTTTGGGCAGGGAGTCGTTGCTCATCTCCAGCCAGGCGGGACAGGTCTTCAAGGAGATCATCCTGGCAgaagtaaaattcacctgggagGATGCCAGTCAGTCACTCTCCAACCCAGCCCTCAGCAGCTGGCAGAACAAGTACCTATACCAGCATCTGGTGTCATACATCACACTTGTCTCTGAACACCTCTTCTTCCACTATCTCTGCCTGATGGAGCTCCATCGGGGCATGGCTGTCTTCACTGACTATGCCAACCTCACCCGCTTTGCAGCCCAGCTCTCTCTGGACTGCTCCAGTCTCCTCAACATGGCTGCCATCCAGCGACATCTCATTGCAGAGCTGAAGACCCCGCAGAACCACCTTTTTCTTGACAGCAGGCCAGCTCGGCCAAAGCGAAAACGGCCACCACAGAGAGGCCGGCACTCAGCCAGAAGCACTATAGGCTGTCGCCTCGGCCTCACCATCAGTCACTTCATCAAACTGACCAGGCCCCACACGCAGACATGCAGGCAGAAAATTGCAAAGGATATAGAAGAACTTGAGGAGATACCCTCATTGGACTTAAGCAGAGTCTATCACTTGATCCCTAATGTAGAGACTTTTGACAGCTGCTTTAGCAACCTGCCATGTGTAGCAGTGAGAACCCCCTGCTCCTGTACCCCTGCTTCAGAAGATCAGGATGTCACAAAGAGGGTCAGGCATGAGGCTGGCTCCATTTCCAAAAAAAGTCATTCACTGCCCAATATGAGAGATGGGCAACTCCTCTCAGATGAACTTGGGATCCATCTTCCCCCTCGCCCCCTCACACCGATAGTGCCCAGTCGCTATGCTGAGTCAGCAACAGATAGCAATCTTGAAGAGTCCATGGCCATAGCCGAGGACCTCCACAAGCTAGTTCAAGGCTCCCTCCTCAGAAGTGGTAGCAGAAGAGATGAGAGTGAGGACACAGAACTGCCTCCCATCATTGGAGCACTGACACGACGCAGAGCCAATGTAACCAAACTCCAGCAGCTTCAGGAGACACTTAGATGCCTCCAGGAAGAGGAAATGGCTGAGCAACAGCTGAGATATATGGTAGTTTTTGCACCACCCACTCACCCTCAAGCCGCCACGGTGAATCTTCAAATACACCATGGCATGGTAGCAAAGGCAGCTGACCTACAAGTGTCCGACAGAGTACTTGTTGACTCTGTGGCTATTCAGAGATACGGCCCCTTGTACAATGATCTTCTGGGAGAGATTGATACTGCTACAGTGAGTTACTTGGATGCAAACCTTTCAGCTGGGGAAGAGATCTGGGAAATTTACAAGGAACTGATAAAAATCATCCCCACAGAGTATCTGAGATTTGACCAAGGACCCTTGATAGAGCCTGCAGCTATGAACGTGGACTTATCCAACAGCTTGGCTTCCTCCACACTGACCAAAAGGAAAAGTGAGCAGGTAATCAATACAGAATTGAATAAGCTCCTGCCCGCTGGACCGTTCAGCACCCAGAAAGTCATTACACCAGTGCAATCAAGTTTGCCCCTCATGATTGCCCGTGAACAAAAAACCACTTGGTATCAGTGGTGGAAATCCGCCCTTAACGCCGATGACTACCTGAAATATGTCTCCACCAAGGAGTCTGATTACCTGCATGTGATATTTCATTTGTACAGTGAGGGGGAGGAGCCACTTTTCATAGATGAAGCCCAGAAGAAACAACTGGAGGAAGCACTGAGAGAGGTAAAACGGAAAGTGGCAGAGGTCCGCTCAAAGAGAGAGAAGTACATGCCTGGGATGTGGAACACAAACACCATCATGCTTGGTGGGCTTGGGACTTTTGAGGACCAGGACCGTAAGCCTGGAGACCTCAGACTGCTGCAGAAGCAACTGGAAAGACTCTGGGAAGTTCTTCATTTCCCTGATAGGGAGAGGCTTGATATGGCGATTAAGTACAGCTCCAACCAGTCTTACGCTCAGCTCCCAGCTATGCTCAAAGCCtgggagaaagcagcaaagagtatcCAGGAACGGGAGCTCTTGCTGTTAGAACTGGAGAAGTTTGAGCAAACCGCCTCTGACCCAAACCGCTTCTTCGAAAGGAGCCTTGAGTCTTTCGCCACACGCACCTGGGAGTCGAGGACCAGAGGCCGCCTGTATGCAGCGATCGCCCAGTGTGACACCGACCTCTACATCATTCTGCACCAGATCAAGGAGAGGTTCCATGACACTGTGACTTTCAAGGGCCGCCCATACTTGGAGAAGATGCGGTGGGACAAAGTGGAGATGCTGTACTGGCTGCAGCAGGAACGTCGTGCTGGTGCCCTGGCAAAAGAAACAGGGAGAGAGGCGAGGCTCTGGAAGCTACCTCCACTGGCTCAGGTAGGCAGCAGTGCAGGattctctcccacatcccagtaa
- the CCS gene encoding copper chaperone for superoxide dismutase isoform X3 produces MEATPGPGEAGGPSCRLEFAVQMNCQECVDAVQASLQGATGLRVLDIRLDSQSVLVETSMSAGKVKGLLESTGRRAVLKGMGSSEPQNLGAAVAMMSGSSLVQGVVRFLQVSPEKCLIEGTIDGLEPGLHGLHVHEFGDVTNSCDSCGDHFNPDGERHGGPQDAHRHLGDLGNVLAGSDGRADFQMEDTRLKGPAPGASEEGLPPVADVGYSAPAVGLTLVSNS; encoded by the exons ATGGAGGCGACGCCGGGGCCCGGGGAGGCAGGAGGCCCCAGCTGCCGG CTGGAGTTCGCTGTGCAGATGAACTGCCAGGAATGCGTGGATGCCGTGCAGGCCTCTCTGCAAGGAGCAACAG GGCTCCGGGTACTGGACATTCGGCTGGACTCTCAGAGTGTGCTGGTGGAGACCAGCATGAGTGCTGGGAAGGTGAAGGGCCTGTTGGAGAGCACAGGCCGCCGGGCTGTGCTGAAGGGCATGGGGAGCAGTGAGCCAC AGAACCTCGGTGCAGCTGTGGCCATGATGTCAGGCTCCAGCCTTGTCCAAGGGGTGGTGAGATTCCTGCAGGTCTCCCCAGAGAAGTGTCTCATTGAAGGGACCATTGATGGTCTGGAGCCAGGGTTGCATGGGCTGCACGTCCATGAATTTGGGGACGTCACGAACTCTTGTGACAG TTGTGGAGACCATTTCAACCCAGACGGGGAGCGTCATGGGGGCCCACAGGATGCACACAGG CATCTCGGAGACCTTGGCAATGTGCTGGCTGGCAGTGATGGAAGGGCAGACTTCCAGATGGAGGACACCCGGCTAAAG GGCCCagcaccaggtgcttcagaggaaggcctGCCTCCAGTAGCTGATGTGGGATATTCTGCCCCAGCAGTAGGTCTCACCCTGGTCTCTAACAGTTAA
- the CCS gene encoding copper chaperone for superoxide dismutase isoform X2 produces MEATPGPGEAGGPSCRLEFAVQMNCQECVDAVQASLQGATGLRVLDIRLDSQSVLVETSMSAGKVKGLLESTGRRAVLKGMGSSEPQNLGAAVAMMSGSSLVQGVVRFLQVSPEKCLIEGTIDGLEPGLHGLHVHEFGDVTNSCDSCGDHFNPDGERHGGPQDAHRHLGDLGNVLAGSDGRADFQMEDTRLKAGLWDHCPICWAVREPQANLHLRWRDAVGGAGETSGRARQEDAWPACLSPVGL; encoded by the exons ATGGAGGCGACGCCGGGGCCCGGGGAGGCAGGAGGCCCCAGCTGCCGG CTGGAGTTCGCTGTGCAGATGAACTGCCAGGAATGCGTGGATGCCGTGCAGGCCTCTCTGCAAGGAGCAACAG GGCTCCGGGTACTGGACATTCGGCTGGACTCTCAGAGTGTGCTGGTGGAGACCAGCATGAGTGCTGGGAAGGTGAAGGGCCTGTTGGAGAGCACAGGCCGCCGGGCTGTGCTGAAGGGCATGGGGAGCAGTGAGCCAC AGAACCTCGGTGCAGCTGTGGCCATGATGTCAGGCTCCAGCCTTGTCCAAGGGGTGGTGAGATTCCTGCAGGTCTCCCCAGAGAAGTGTCTCATTGAAGGGACCATTGATGGTCTGGAGCCAGGGTTGCATGGGCTGCACGTCCATGAATTTGGGGACGTCACGAACTCTTGTGACAG TTGTGGAGACCATTTCAACCCAGACGGGGAGCGTCATGGGGGCCCACAGGATGCACACAGG CATCTCGGAGACCTTGGCAATGTGCTGGCTGGCAGTGATGGAAGGGCAGACTTCCAGATGGAGGACACCCGGCTAAAG gcTGGCCTGTGGGATCATTGCCCGATCTGCTGGGCTGTTCGAGAACCCCAAGCAAATCTGCACCTGCGATGGCGTGACGCTGTGGGAGGAGCGGGAGAAACCAGTggcagggccaggcaggaggaTGCTTGGCCAGCCTGCCTCTCACCTGTAGGATTATGA
- the CCS gene encoding copper chaperone for superoxide dismutase isoform X1, with the protein MEATPGPGEAGGPSCRLEFAVQMNCQECVDAVQASLQGATGLRVLDIRLDSQSVLVETSMSAGKVKGLLESTGRRAVLKGMGSSEPQNLGAAVAMMSGSSLVQGVVRFLQVSPEKCLIEGTIDGLEPGLHGLHVHEFGDVTNSCDSCGDHFNPDGERHGGPQDAHRHLGDLGNVLAGSDGRADFQMEDTRLKVWDIIGRSLVVDSGEDDLGRGGHPLSKVCGNSGERLACGIIARSAGLFENPKQICTCDGVTLWEEREKPVAGPGRRMLGQPASHL; encoded by the exons ATGGAGGCGACGCCGGGGCCCGGGGAGGCAGGAGGCCCCAGCTGCCGG CTGGAGTTCGCTGTGCAGATGAACTGCCAGGAATGCGTGGATGCCGTGCAGGCCTCTCTGCAAGGAGCAACAG GGCTCCGGGTACTGGACATTCGGCTGGACTCTCAGAGTGTGCTGGTGGAGACCAGCATGAGTGCTGGGAAGGTGAAGGGCCTGTTGGAGAGCACAGGCCGCCGGGCTGTGCTGAAGGGCATGGGGAGCAGTGAGCCAC AGAACCTCGGTGCAGCTGTGGCCATGATGTCAGGCTCCAGCCTTGTCCAAGGGGTGGTGAGATTCCTGCAGGTCTCCCCAGAGAAGTGTCTCATTGAAGGGACCATTGATGGTCTGGAGCCAGGGTTGCATGGGCTGCACGTCCATGAATTTGGGGACGTCACGAACTCTTGTGACAG TTGTGGAGACCATTTCAACCCAGACGGGGAGCGTCATGGGGGCCCACAGGATGCACACAGG CATCTCGGAGACCTTGGCAATGTGCTGGCTGGCAGTGATGGAAGGGCAGACTTCCAGATGGAGGACACCCGGCTAAAG GTCTGGGACATCATCGGCCGCTCTCTGGTGGTGGATTCTGGTGAGGACGACCTTGGCCGCGGGGGTCACCCACTCTCTAAAGTCTGTGGGAACTCTGGTGAGAG gcTGGCCTGTGGGATCATTGCCCGATCTGCTGGGCTGTTCGAGAACCCCAAGCAAATCTGCACCTGCGATGGCGTGACGCTGTGGGAGGAGCGGGAGAAACCAGTggcagggccaggcaggaggaTGCTTGGCCAGCCTGCCTCTCACCTGTAG
- the CCS gene encoding copper chaperone for superoxide dismutase isoform X4, protein MSGGLSPVYVPGGEEIVCRGGGNEKQSLLEDICLWGEVPCLEFAVQMNCQECVDAVQASLQGATGLRVLDIRLDSQSVLVETSMSAGKVKGLLESTGRRAVLKGMGSSEPQNLGAAVAMMSGSSLVQGVVRFLQVSPEKCLIEGTIDGLEPGLHGLHVHEFGDVTNSCDSCGDHFNPDGERHGGPQDAHRHLGDLGNVLAGSDGRADFQMEDTRLKVWDIIGRSLVVDSGEDDLGRGGHPLSKVCGNSGERLACGIIARSAGLFENPKQICTCDGVTLWEEREKPVAGPGRRMLGQPASHL, encoded by the exons aTGTCTGGAGGGCTGTCCCCTGTGTATGTGCCTGGAGGAGAAGAAATTGTGTGCCGGGGTGGAGGGAATGAGAAACAGTCTCTTCTGGAGGACATATGCCTCTGGGGCGAAGTCCCTTGT CTGGAGTTCGCTGTGCAGATGAACTGCCAGGAATGCGTGGATGCCGTGCAGGCCTCTCTGCAAGGAGCAACAG GGCTCCGGGTACTGGACATTCGGCTGGACTCTCAGAGTGTGCTGGTGGAGACCAGCATGAGTGCTGGGAAGGTGAAGGGCCTGTTGGAGAGCACAGGCCGCCGGGCTGTGCTGAAGGGCATGGGGAGCAGTGAGCCAC AGAACCTCGGTGCAGCTGTGGCCATGATGTCAGGCTCCAGCCTTGTCCAAGGGGTGGTGAGATTCCTGCAGGTCTCCCCAGAGAAGTGTCTCATTGAAGGGACCATTGATGGTCTGGAGCCAGGGTTGCATGGGCTGCACGTCCATGAATTTGGGGACGTCACGAACTCTTGTGACAG TTGTGGAGACCATTTCAACCCAGACGGGGAGCGTCATGGGGGCCCACAGGATGCACACAGG CATCTCGGAGACCTTGGCAATGTGCTGGCTGGCAGTGATGGAAGGGCAGACTTCCAGATGGAGGACACCCGGCTAAAG GTCTGGGACATCATCGGCCGCTCTCTGGTGGTGGATTCTGGTGAGGACGACCTTGGCCGCGGGGGTCACCCACTCTCTAAAGTCTGTGGGAACTCTGGTGAGAG gcTGGCCTGTGGGATCATTGCCCGATCTGCTGGGCTGTTCGAGAACCCCAAGCAAATCTGCACCTGCGATGGCGTGACGCTGTGGGAGGAGCGGGAGAAACCAGTggcagggccaggcaggaggaTGCTTGGCCAGCCTGCCTCTCACCTGTAG
- the RBM14 gene encoding RNA-binding protein 14 isoform X6: MRPGVKLFVGNVPEEATAEELGELFTGAVGPVLGVALMKQFAFVHLRDEAAAVRAIAQLNGHQLHGRRIVVEPSRPRPTNTCKIFVGNVSAACTSGELRALFQQYGPVVECDVVKGG, from the coding sequence ATGCGTCCCGGAGTGAAGCTGTTCGTGGGGAACGTGCCTGAGGAGGCCACGGCCGAGGAGCTGGGCGAGCTGTTCACGGGCGCGGTGGGCCCGGTGCTCGGCGTGGCCCTCATGAAGCAGTTCGCTTTCGTGCACCTGCGGGATGAGGCGGCCGCTGTCCGCGCCATCGCCCAGCTCAACGGGCACCAGCTGCACGGCCGCCGCATCGTGGTGGAGCCGTCCCGCCCGCGGCCCACCAACACCTGCAAGATCTTCGTGGGTAACGTTTCGGCGGCCTGCACCAGTGGAGAGCTGCGGGCGCTCTTCCAGCAGTACGGGCCCGTAGTGGAGTGTGACGTGGTGAAAG
- the RBM14 gene encoding RNA-binding protein 14 isoform X7, which produces MRPGVKLFVGNVPEEATAEELGELFTGAVGPVLGVALMKQFAFVHLRDEAAAVRAIAQLNGHQLHGRRIVVEPSRPRPTNTCKIFVGNVSAACTSGELRALFQQYGPVVECDVVKE; this is translated from the coding sequence ATGCGTCCCGGAGTGAAGCTGTTCGTGGGGAACGTGCCTGAGGAGGCCACGGCCGAGGAGCTGGGCGAGCTGTTCACGGGCGCGGTGGGCCCGGTGCTCGGCGTGGCCCTCATGAAGCAGTTCGCTTTCGTGCACCTGCGGGATGAGGCGGCCGCTGTCCGCGCCATCGCCCAGCTCAACGGGCACCAGCTGCACGGCCGCCGCATCGTGGTGGAGCCGTCCCGCCCGCGGCCCACCAACACCTGCAAGATCTTCGTGGGTAACGTTTCGGCGGCCTGCACCAGTGGAGAGCTGCGGGCGCTCTTCCAGCAGTACGGGCCCGTAGTGGAGTGTGACGTGGTGAAAG